One Nitrospirota bacterium genomic region harbors:
- a CDS encoding toll/interleukin-1 receptor domain-containing protein encodes MKIFISYSTDDLSLVHRIAEYLRPHVEVLFWDKSKVPGQEAWPTIFNWIDQSDLVLAVISDKTVSRAMSVGQEIGRAKAKTKTIIPLVAPGVSSSDLGCLNGITYQKIDPNNPGPALKNIEKGLLERKLQFENTQTLLLLGGILALLWLVSKK; translated from the coding sequence ATGAAAATATTTATCAGTTACAGTACAGATGATTTATCTCTTGTTCATCGGATTGCAGAATATCTCAGACCCCATGTGGAAGTTCTTTTTTGGGATAAAAGTAAAGTTCCTGGTCAAGAAGCATGGCCAACCATTTTCAACTGGATTGATCAGTCTGATTTGGTCTTGGCGGTCATTTCAGATAAAACTGTTTCTCGGGCAATGTCGGTTGGTCAAGAAATTGGACGTGCAAAGGCTAAAACAAAAACTATTATTCCATTGGTGGCTCCTGGGGTTTCAAGTTCAGATCTGGGCTGCTTAAATGGAATAACGTATCAAAAAATTGATCCCAATAATCCAGGACCTGCGCTTAAAAATATTGAGAAAGGTCTATTAGAGAGAAAACTCCAATTTGAAAATACACAGACGTTACTTTTATTAGGTGGTATTTTAGCGCTTTTATGGTTGGTATCAAAAAAATAA